In Mauremys reevesii isolate NIE-2019 linkage group 13, ASM1616193v1, whole genome shotgun sequence, the sequence CCTTCGGCCCGGCTGTAGGCCAGGCACTGCTGGGCTGGCATGAGGGCGGGGGGTGAGAGCTCATGGCCTGGTACAAAGTCTcttgcccagccccaggggaagggtgggggcagcTGAGGGGCtccctgctggggaggggagggcacacGCCTTCCTCGGCTTGACGCAAGGAGCAGAATCCCACCAGGAGTTTTCTCTGCCGACTAAAGCCAGATGGGTCAgtgctgctggggagctccccaggcagggagggtgctcctggccggaGCAAAGGTCGGGTGTGTCTGAGGGCTCTTGCAGCCTGGGAGCCTATGGGGTCTATCCTGTGTGAACCAGCAGCGCTCCCATCGAGTATCCCAGAACATCACCACCTGTCCCTCTTCAAAGCACTGGAATGAGCCCAGCCCCTCACAGCACGGCCTTAGGGCCATTGTCCAGACCAGCCAGCTGAGGTGGGCAGTGAGGAAATAGCGAGTccggaccctggagctcccagggcAGAGCGCTAGCTGGAGCGGCACTGGTGCAAGATGAGGAGAGAGCACAGCCATGCTGTCATCTCCAGGCTGAGCGGCACTGCTGCCTCGCAACCATCTTCAAACCCAAATGTGtcccctgcctcagctccccattgCAGTGCGACACGAGGCTTGGCCACGCTAGGGAGGAGCAACTGGGGCTTCTGCAAGCCCAGGAATACATCACTCCTGGGGCAGCTGGAGGAGAACAGGGCCCCTGCTGtcttgccctggccctggccctggcacaCCTGGGGCTCATGCTGAGCCAGCACCTTTCCTGGGGTGGAAGATACGTAGCCCCACTTGCCCCAGCTCTTACTGTGCAGCAGCTTCATCTGTGCACAGCCTGGGAGAAGGGGGCAGCCCTTTGCCGCTCAGCTGCAGGAGCAGCCAAGCCCCTGCCCAGCAGCAGCATCCAGGGCTGGAGGCCATGGTGGGGTTctagccccttctcctccccccccctccccagataaTCAGTGTAATGCAAATGGACAGAACTAAAACGCTGAGATTAGCTGTTATAATCACATGTAAATACTCCCCCCCAATCCGCTCAGGGAGGGGCAGCCTGGGTAGTTCAGCACTGAGTTACGGGGGATTTAGGCTGTTTACCACTCCATTAATTTCATCCCTGCGCACCACGAGCGGCCGTAGAGGGCAGCCCAGCTCAGCGCTCTACAGTCAAGGTCACAGGGGCAGCTGAGAGCATGAGTGAGCTTTGCCTGCCACAGCCCGCAGGGCTCATACCCATCCTGGGAGGCTCCACCCCAAGCAGCTCAAGCCAGCGGGGGGCTCACCTCAGGAATTCCAACACAGGCCCCAAGGGCCCTTCCTGGCCAGGCAGATTGTGGCAGGTGGCGGCCGCAAGGGAAGCACTTCACAAGCACACCCCCCGCCAGCCACACGCAGGCCCAGGGTgcaaggagggaggctgtgccAGACCAGGGGAGCTGCATGTTGGCGAAGGGCCCCTGTGGCCCCAAACCCCACTCCACACATGGGCCAGGCAGAATCCGATGCCTTTTTATTCATAAGCAGATTCAAAGCTTCCGATGGTTTGCactgatccccctcccccaccctgtacAAACCAGCTCTCtccagcagagtctctctctgtttggaaGAAAAATAGAACATCTCAGCTATTGCCTCGTCCAGGGTGGTTCCCTCTCTCCAAGTCCTTCTGCTCTCCCCGTGCAGATTCTGAGCAATGCCTGCCTGCAGGCCAGGAAAGCTGAAGGGGAAGGCAGTCTCTGTGCCGTGCCATGCCATGCCCATGCCCCCTACAGCCCGAGGGCAGGCAGCACGGCTGCTACAACTGAACGCAGTAGCCCTTGCCCAGCCTGTTCACGACATGGCTGGGGTCAGCGCCCATCTCATGCCAGGACCTTGTATGGCAGGCAGCAGGCGCAGCTCGAGGACACAACGCAGGGAAAAGGATCTGGGACTGTCAGGTGCGACAGAGagcagccccaggcagggccaCGCAgccacccacccagcccctcagCCACGTGACTGCCAGGGGAGCAGCCCGTGCGTCGGATGCAGCACCCTGTGCAGAGGGGCAGAGAGCAGGTGCGCCGGATCCTGCCTGCACACGGCAAGTCAATAGCAAACCCAGCTAGAGGGTGCTCAGACTTGTCCCCTGTAGCCCTTCGGCCTGGCTAGTGGATGCCTGGCCCAGAGCATCTGCCCGTCCCCAGCAAGTGCCCAGCCCTTAATCCGCCAGCGTGATGACATCGTAATGGatcccctgctgcagctgctggatcTGCTCAGCCGTTGCCTCTGTGGTGAACAGGCCCTGGGCTTGGGCCATGGCAGCATCGGCCactgctgcagagagagggagagcggCATCAGCccttctgctgccccagcccaggaggcagggaagggggcccTTGCTGGGGGCCCCTTACCCACTCGTTCTCCACTGCTGTGCCAGGCGCACAGGACAGCCTGCATGGGGCAGGGATGTAGAAAGCATCTTTACAATGCTCTGTGGCTCCAGGAGATGTgccggccctgggctgcagccaccACCTGCCAAGCCGGGTCCGCCCGAGGCGTTTCCATCCAGCAAAGAGGGgatagcagcaggaggctgggcTCTGCCTGGGTGTCAGCCCAGCTGCCCGGGGCATCCACAACACTGAGTGCGGGGAATCACCACTTCCTGGGCACAGCCCCTCAAGCAGCAGCAAACCTGGCTTGTTCTCCTAAGTTAGGGAGAACAGGCAGCAGAAGAGCAGGCTTCACCCATGTTCCTTGTGCTCTGCCACGAGGGCAGCTGGGTAACCACAGCCCACCCAATCCACAGCCGCCCTGCCAAGCCTGCTAGCGAGGGTGGTGGGCAGGTTTTGAAGGCAGTATGTGACAGACCACTAGCTCATGTCAAAGCAGCCGGGAGATGGAACAACTATGTTACCACCATCTGGGGCTGGGACGCCCCATGAATCTGACGCCATGGATTCCGGGCACCAGGACTCGCAGACAGACGGTGGGCGGGAGGCAAAGCCTTTCCTGTGACCCAGCACGCCAGAGCCCACGGCCTGGACTCAGCTCAGAGCAGGGAGCCCTGACGCTGTACCTGTCACTGCTGAGTGCGCCACAGCTTCCAGCTGAGCCTGGGtaaccagctgctgctctggggaaACCGGCATGTACTGGATCTGCTGgggaacagagagagggagatggaTCAGACTGGGCAGGCAGGAAGCACGGGGGGGCGCTCACCCTGCCCTGTTTACCTCCGTCTGCAGCAGAGCCCTCAGAGGACGTGCAGCCTTTCACACAGCTagctgaagcagcagctgtttaaccTGTGATTCACCTTCCTGCTGAGTTATTAATGCCCACGCCGtgggatcccctccccctccggaTGCATACTCTGGTACATgatgctccccctcccctccagggcCTGTCCCATGggtctgggagctccagggcacAGTCCCAGCCAGTGGCTGCTCCCATTACCTGGGGCTCCTGGAGGAACTGGCTGCCCTGTTCATACTGGATGTGGGTGATCTGGCCGTCTTGTACCTGAAAGACAAGAGCTGGAgtgagagctgggaaggggagggaagctCCTCAGACCcgacccccttccccaggccagATCACTTCATCCACACGGAGGAGACCTGCCTGGATTTCAAGGGAACAGGGACCCCCCCACAGCTCCATCCTGGACTCCACGACCTAGGACACGATCTGGCCGCTTACCTGGATGTGATGCCCCTCTGGGACAACAACGTACTCGTGGGGGAGCAGGTGCTGCACTCCATCCTGGGCAATGATGTACTGAACCTACAGGGGAAACAGAGACTCAGCACCCACCTCAGCCCACAGCATTGCCACAGGCCGTGTGGGACGCAGCGCCCTGCTGCACATTTCCAGCGTCTTTCCAGCCTGGCATTGAGATGCTCAACACTTCCTTGGGGATCTTGGCTCAGCCTGGGTCACCTCCATGCCAAGATTCAGCTGGAGTTTCCCTTTGGTTCCTTTCGCCCCAGTCAAGTCCCCACTGgccctccccagggctccctgcagagaCTCCCATCAGCCCCTGCAGCACTTTTACTTGCTCTCTGCAGCACCCCATGTACAGGTGCCAGAGCCAGACGGACAGCAGCTCCCTCCCATACCTGGTTATCGGCGGTCACCAAGTGCTGCACCGTCTGCCCATCAGCCGTTGTGATCTCCTGGATGTACGTGGCCTCCTCCTGCAAGACAGCAAAGCTGCAGCCTGTCCCTGCGGtagccgagcccagcccctctgagcagTGGACACGGGCCACTGCTTGTGGGTGGGCTGTGTGGCTGGCAAAGGCATCTGGCTGACTCACCTGGCTCGTGATGCTCTGCTCCTGCGCTACGATGATGTgctcctgccccagagcctgCTGCAGCCGTTCAGGAGCCAGCACTGCCTGGCCAGACTGCAAAGccgctgggaagggagagagagagatcctcagCCACCACTATCCCCTGCCCGCAATCCCAACACCAGCCAGCGCCACCCCCTCCCTTACCCCCGAGCCCAGGCTTAGCCAGACCAGCAAGCAAGCTGGGGACAAGAAGCCAGAGCAAGAGAGGTCAAATGGAACCGGCCCAAACTGGAAGGTAACAAGGATGCTGGAGCTAAGACTTCGACATGTACAAAAAAAGCAGCAGAGACCTGCATTCACATCCCAACCACAAGAAGGGCTTTGCAGTAGTAGCTGCAGCAGGGTGCCCCTGTCCCCCCAGAACTGACCCTCAGAAAGCTGTCATCACCCCCGCTTGGCACTGCACTGGGGCGTTGGGGTCAGCACTGGCTGCAAAGGGAGAGCGCCCTCCACACTGCTCTGCAGCCCCCGTCCCCTAGCACTGTGCTGGGACACTCGGGTCAGCACTGGCTGCACCGCCTGCTCCCTGGAGCATCCTGCAGCTTCACCAGGGATCTCCCATCCAAGACTTGGTCAGGTCCAATCCTGCTTAGCTTACGAACTGCGTCAAGTGCTCAGCCCAAGATGGTCTGACAGCAGGGGACCCTGGACACAGAGACCCCTGCACCGTCAGGGAAGGCAGGTCTCTTACTCTGCAGCGTGGCTAGTGCTTCCTCATCGCTGTTCAGTATGATGGTCTGTGGgatggtggctgctggctgcccCAGCTGCTTCCCCTCGGAGCAGTGCAGACGCTGCATGTGGAACTTGAGATGCCCGTTCCGGTTAAACCTACAAGAACAGCGAGAGTGGGGGGGTTGGAGCTTGCTGAGGGCAGCGGGGCCTCTcacaccctcccttccctggaaggcacagggcaggagccctggctcctcatttccagctctgctgcaaGTACCCCAGCTCTGCATTGCTAAGATCTGGGAGCTGGAAATGGGGAGGAAGGGCCAGGCTGGCTGCTACTGCGCAGAGAACAGGAGGCTCATTCAGAGACGGGCATGTCCAGGGGCAGGTGGCTTGCTATCACCACGTGCTGCTGCACAGCCCTCCTGGAGGCACTGCAGGGCCCTGGCTGATTTCACCCACCTCTGCCCACAGATCTGGCAGGCAAAGGGCTTCTCATTGGTGTGCGTCAGCATGTGTCTGCGCAGGTCCTTCTTGTTCTTGGAGGCAAAGCTGCAGTGGGAGCACTTGTGGGGTCGAAGGTTGGCATGCTGTGCCATGTGACTCTGGGGGCAGGAGAGACAGCGAGATCAGCCAGCTGCCAACATCAGACTCCCACCCAGCCCCTTGGTGCCCAGCCAACCTACCCGGACCTCCAGCCACACAGCTGCTGTGAACGGGCAGTCTGGACACTTGAAGGTGTTGGGCCCTACGTGTGCCCTCTTGTGACTCTCCATCTCTGCTCTCCCTGTGAACATGGCCGTGCAAATCTTGCACGAGAATTTCTTAGTTGCGGAAATCTTGCACGACAGCTTCTTAGTTGCAGAAATCTTGCACGACAGCTTCTTGGCCACCCCCTGCAGCGCGGGCCATTTGACCTTTGTGGACTGGCTCGCTTGCCCTTCTGGTGCTGGGGAGAAGGCAGAGTTCTTTcggagctgcctggccaggcACTGCAGCATGGGCCACTTGCCACCAGAGGCCTGGGCCTCCTGGCCTTCCCCTGGTGAGAGGGCAGGGTCCCCACTGAGCTGCTGGGAGAGAAGACCCCAAGAGTTACACTGCCTTACACCCCTCCAGGACacaggagtccgggcccctctTACCTCGACGTGATGGAGCTGGCTCCCTGGGAAACTGGCTGACATGATGTAGTGACTGCTGTGCTCTTTCAGCGCTTCGTTCATCATGGCGTCGCTCACCACAACTGTATGGGTGGGCTCTGTCGGGCTCTCCTCCTCACTacaggggcagagggcagggtcAGAGGggtccccacctcttcccctgggCTCTCCCATTCCCCTCTAGCACAGGGCTGCCCTGACGATGGCGGCAGGGTGAGAGCAGGGGCACTCTCCTCCAGGGAAGGCAGCCCTAGATAGCCACATGACTAACATACTCGGAACTGGAGCAGAAACTGATGACTCTGggacccagggcaggggcagctggtTTGGCACCTCCAAGCGGATCTGGCACTGACCTGTAGAGAGTCTCTGGGGCCTGGATCTCCTCGCTGACGGGCGTGATGATGCTATACTCCGCTGTGCTCCCAAAAGGAATGGTGATCTGCTGCAGCTCAGAGCTCCCCAGGGTCGCCTCCTCATAGGCCTCTTGCACTAAGGCCTCTCCATGCTCAGCCACATGCAGCGtcaccaccttctgctgctgcccagtggaatccagatctgcctcctcctcctgctgtgaCTGGGCTTCGGGGGCCTGCGCCACTCCAGAGCCATCGGACTTCACCACGGCCACCTGCACAGGAAACAGACAGGAGGGGGTCAGCTGGGgtctggcctggcctggggctCTCCTCACAACTGTGGCAGGGACTGTGACCTCACCTGCAGGGAGCCTGTGGCCAGCTCCCGCTGGCTGCTCATGTTCAGCAGGAGATCCAGCGCTGTCTGCGTGGCCAGCTCTGCCGATCCCTCCACacctgagagaggcagagagagcaggTGAGATGCACTGTGCCTACCCAGGTAGGCCCTTCTCTCTTCCCTGGGAGCTCACCTTGCTCATAAATGATGGTGGTTCCCCCCAAGGAATCCTGGGAAAGGATGGAGGGTTCTGCCGTCGGGAGGGGCTGCACTGTGTGGTAGGTCACAGGGCCAAGAGAAACCTGGATGAGGAAAACAGCTGAGAGCATGGCCAAGCCTGAgtggaggggagcaggcaggaagGCCGGGGGCCCAAGTACTCACTggtgggctggctgcaggctctGTGGGAATCTGCAcctggctgtgctgctgcttCAGCTCCTCGATCTGCTGCAGGGTGAAGAAGGGGCGGCGCCGGCAGGGGGGCTCCTCGGGGTGCCGCTGGGCCCACTCCTCAAAGGAGTCAGTGTGGCGGCACTGCACATGGAGGCGCAGGTTCTTCTTGTGCTTGGTGGTGAAGTGACAGTACTCGCAGGCAAACGGCTTCCCCCCTGCAGCCAGAGAGAGGGGCAGCGGTCAGAGGGACAGCAGCTGAGGGAAGGGGCTGGCACAAGGCCCAGGAGGCAGGGCTGCTCTCACCTGTGTGCTTGACGGCCATGTGTGACACCAGGAAGTCCTCACGGAAGGTGGAGTACTTGCAGAAGCTGCACTTGTACGGCTTGTCGTTCATGTGCGACAGCTGGTGGTTCAGCAGGATCTTTTTATCCTCGCAGACATAGTCACAGAACTCACACTTGAACCTGCCAGGGAAGGAGACTGGGCCATTACTCAGGGCAGGATGCCTGGGAACTCTTTGGGAGAGGGGTGACAACCCAGCAGGCTTTGGCCATCCCAAGGCTAGCCCGACACAGGTCGGGAATCCCCCTGCTCCTACCTGCGGTTAGCAATGGCCTGGATGTGCGTCAGCAGATGCATCTTAAAGGTGTAGCGCTTCTTGAAGGACTTCCCACACTGCAACAGAACACAGCGGCACTCACTGCCCATCCAGGCCCTGGGGTGCatcttgccccaccccttccccccatgccCTCCCCACCTTGTCACACATGTGTGGCTTCTCCGTGCTGTGAGTCTTCATGTGCTGGGTCAGCCTCTTCTGCATGGGGTAGACTCGGCTACACACTGGGCAGGGGAACGAATTCAGCTTTGGGGGCTGGAGACAGAGAGAGGACACAGAGATGAGCCCATCTGGATGAGAGAGCCACTGACAGCCCCTCTCAGCCCCCTCACCAGCCAGATCTGGGGCTCCAGTCAGCCCAGAACCATCCCTATCTACCAGGCAGTGGGAGCAGAAAGCAGCCTGCTGGGGTAgcccctgctccggaggcccCCAGTGAGAACTGGGGCAAAGACACAAGCCATCAGGGAGCTGGGAACTCACCGGGTCGGCTCTCTtcttcctgagagagagagaagaaaaacaaacgGGGTCAGACGCTCCCTGTgtctgagacccccccccaagCCAACCCTCCCACCCAGTGACTGCCCAAGAGGGCCCCTGGTGCTGGGAAAGGAAAAGGGAACAGAAGCAGATACTGTCTACTCAGCTCAGCACTGGCTGCATCTGGAatcatgggggaggggctgcttgGCTCAGCacatgggggcagaggggagctgggtACAGGGAAGGGGCTGCCTGGCCAGAACACAGGGATCAGTCCCATGGCCCCACTCTACTCACCGGTCCCGGCTGTGCACAGTTGAGTGGCGGATGACATCCTTCTTGTACACGCTTGTGTAGTCACACTCCTCACACTTGTATGGCTTGCTGCCCACGTGGTTAAACATGTGTTCCTGTGAGAGGTAAAGAGGCACTGAGCCAGTGACTAcccccagggtgggggtggggctggggcggggcagggcaggccgGGCTCACTTTAAGGGAGGACCAGCGGCGGGAGCGGTAGCTGCACTGCAGGCACTTGAAGAGCTGAGGGTCATTGGCCTCGTGCGAGTTAACATGAAAGCGCAGGTCATCGTGCGTGAGGAAGCGGGAGCCGCAGATTCGACACAGGTAGGGCCTCATCAGAGGCTTGGGGGACTTGTAGTAGTACCTGCAAAAGCAGAGCCGGTGCTCAGTGCCGTGACAGTAACAAggctgccagcctggccctgggcaCAGCCACAGCTCAGCACCTCCTCACCTGCGCCCGATGTACTTGCGGTATTTCTTGCCAAGGAAGCGGCGGGAGGGCCGGCCTCGCCTCCTGGGCACGGGGTCAGCCTCCTCAGGGCCTGTGTTGGAGGACGGATCCTTGTTCTCTGAGTCCGACTGACTGATGCTGGGCTCCACAAGGCTGTCGCTGGCCCCGTTCTCCAGGACGGAGGAGCTGGCTGCCTCGGAGTCCTGCAGCTCGCTGCTCAGAGTGCTCTGGGACGTGACTAAGGACTCCTCCTCACCACCTGCCCAACAGCAACCCAGCACGTCAGGATCAGCCTCATCCCTGCTTTCACCCTCCGCCAGCCTGGGCCCACTGCTCCTCTCCAACCCCCTACCTTCAGGCTGCGGCATGTCCTCTAGGCGAGGGAACTTGCGGGGTCTCCCCGGCCGCCGGCGTGGCCTCTCCTCACTTGACGTGGGGACAGTGCGGCTGTATTTGGGCTGCCGCCCACGAGGCTCATCCTCGGCTGGGTTATAGTCACTGTCCTCTGTGGGGAGAATGGTCCGAGGCGTTAGACACAGACCCCGACAGCGGCTGGCagcactggccagaggggagaaggggctgtACCTTCAGGGTCATCAATGGCTCCAGCATCCATGAtatcatcctcctcttcctcctcctgcacaTCTTCCTCCAGGGGCTTTGGGGAGGGTCCCCCCTTCCGCGGACGCCCCTTCTTCAaggccagagcagcagccactGGCAGAGAAAGCAGTAAGCGACTCACTTGGGCAGCACTCTGCTCTCACCAGTCAAGCTGGGGTGTGTCACAGAGCCGGCACCCAGCCCTTCGCAGACACAACAGcaccccactcacacacacacctagtATAGAAATCCCCTTCTCCCACCACTAGAGTCATCAGCATCCCGACCTAGTTTATAAAGATCATCagaacagccataccgggtcagaccaatggtccatctagcccagtatcctgtcttctgacagcagccagggccagatgcttcagagggaattaattGAACAGAATAATTTATTGAGCGAACCATCCTGTAgtgcagtcccagcttctggcagttggaggtttcgggacacccagatcatggggttgtgtccctgaccatcttggctaatagccattgatggacctatcttctagaacttatctagttcttttttaaacccagttcacaatatcccctggcaattagttccacaggttgactgtgcgttgtgtgaagaagtagttccttttgtttgttttaaacctgctgcctattcatttcattgggtgactcctagttcttgtgttatgtgaagagataAACAacactcactttctccacaccagtcatgattttatagacctctaccatattcaccctt encodes:
- the ZNF335 gene encoding zinc finger protein 335 isoform X2; translated protein: MEAEENEVESSSDAAPHLAQEEPSESGLGVETSEAMSADSSDAASVPILSEADESGVGQSSDSSGVSLEEVSESSSSTDAIPRVYLPDSSSIAQSTLVSSVSTVSQSIMVSESPQVLVHSSVITDGATMVSDSTASTSSDLGSAIDKIIESTIGPDIIQSCIAVTSAEDSGAQTTQYLILQGPDDGAPMVSQMATSALANSLAIEAIADGPTSTCLDQPGPSDPSERSGILELPTQPDQAREADSGEEPDQPDLESLEEMMEVVVVQQFRCKMCQYKSISKKTLINHMKERHFQPVAAALALKKGRPRKGGPSPKPLEEDVQEEEEEDDIMDAGAIDDPEEDSDYNPAEDEPRGRQPKYSRTVPTSSEERPRRRPGRPRKFPRLEDMPQPEGGEEESLVTSQSTLSSELQDSEAASSSVLENGASDSLVEPSISQSDSENKDPSSNTGPEEADPVPRRRGRPSRRFLGKKYRKYIGRRYYYKSPKPLMRPYLCRICGSRFLTHDDLRFHVNSHEANDPQLFKCLQCSYRSRRWSSLKEHMFNHVGSKPYKCEECDYTSVYKKDVIRHSTVHSRDRKKRADPPPKLNSFPCPVCSRVYPMQKRLTQHMKTHSTEKPHMCDKCGKSFKKRYTFKMHLLTHIQAIANRRFKCEFCDYVCEDKKILLNHQLSHMNDKPYKCSFCKYSTFREDFLVSHMAVKHTGGKPFACEYCHFTTKHKKNLRLHVQCRHTDSFEEWAQRHPEEPPCRRRPFFTLQQIEELKQQHSQVQIPTEPAASPPVSLGPVTYHTVQPLPTAEPSILSQDSLGGTTIIYEQGVEGSAELATQTALDLLLNMSSQRELATGSLQVAVVKSDGSGVAQAPEAQSQQEEEADLDSTGQQQKVVTLHVAEHGEALVQEAYEEATLGSSELQQITIPFGSTAEYSIITPVSEEIQAPETLYSEEESPTEPTHTVVVSDAMMNEALKEHSSHYIMSASFPGSQLHHVEQLSGDPALSPGEGQEAQASGGKWPMLQCLARQLRKNSAFSPAPEGQASQSTKVKWPALQGVAKKLSCKISATKKLSCKISATKKFSCKICTAMFTGRAEMESHKRAHVGPNTFKCPDCPFTAAVWLEVRSHMAQHANLRPHKCSHCSFASKNKKDLRRHMLTHTNEKPFACQICGQRFNRNGHLKFHMQRLHCSEGKQLGQPAATIPQTIILNSDEEALATLQTALQSGQAVLAPERLQQALGQEHIIVAQEQSITSQEEATYIQEITTADGQTVQHLVTADNQVQYIIAQDGVQHLLPHEYVVVPEGHHIQVQDGQITHIQYEQGSQFLQEPQQIQYMPVSPEQQLVTQAQLEAVAHSAVTAVADAAMAQAQGLFTTEATAEQIQQLQQGIHYDVITLAD